From a single Endozoicomonas euniceicola genomic region:
- a CDS encoding bifunctional diguanylate cyclase/phosphodiesterase, with amino-acid sequence MTLLRELALYLTLLLFLLFSGSLVMNINDARSYLQDQLESHAQDTATSLGVAIAATEPDNTAAIDSMVDAVFDRGYYRLIQFIDQNGNIIVSSQHEVQLDDVPLWFINLIDLEAPRVVSEVNRGWLPAGTIYVASHPGYAYRSLWNKTRNGVWLFGFGLLLAILGLNIFLRIVLRPLKKLEKQADAICQRSFVQQEVLPKTKDLRLVVEAMNRMAGKLEEQFAEKLVLTEELRKRSVKDALTGILNRRAFDDRVANVLQDEERGEFGGSLLMAQVSGLDSFNKKNGRNAADLLLVDIANRIRKTVEPWPEAIVGRRSGTVFCVFVHACDLAQNRRITEACFRAVASLPFFLSEEGNDRLHIAAVTHLGRTRADEMLQQADQLLRDLQHQAASKWDVKQIDGNSPQPYNQWSEGNWQESLKQVLKGQEVELFYQTVYDMNQQPLFREVFARLRLLGELASATAFLPIVERFDLHVDFDKVVFEVLVLHLQKDDSDTRYCVNLSPRSLLDEAFYQWLLDTLKALPEVTARLILEVPERTVIMAGREMPALVKRLVQTGCRLSIDHFGIASRSMTSLHELELDYIKIDGSFVRGICNNQGNQFYIRTLAMLAKSRDITLLAQDVEQKEDWQKLREMGVEGGQGYYLGRPQRL; translated from the coding sequence ATGACTTTACTCAGGGAACTGGCGTTATATCTGACCCTACTGCTATTCCTGCTGTTTTCGGGTAGCTTGGTCATGAATATCAACGATGCCCGCAGCTATTTACAGGATCAGCTGGAGTCCCATGCCCAGGACACGGCGACTTCCCTTGGAGTGGCTATTGCGGCGACGGAGCCGGATAACACCGCTGCCATTGACTCTATGGTGGATGCGGTTTTTGACCGGGGCTACTACCGGTTAATTCAATTTATCGATCAAAACGGCAACATCATCGTCAGCAGTCAGCACGAGGTGCAACTGGATGATGTCCCTCTGTGGTTTATCAACCTGATTGACCTTGAAGCACCAAGGGTCGTGTCTGAAGTGAACCGGGGCTGGCTGCCTGCCGGGACTATCTATGTCGCAAGCCATCCCGGTTATGCCTATCGAAGTTTGTGGAATAAAACCCGGAACGGTGTCTGGTTGTTTGGTTTTGGGTTGCTGCTGGCTATTCTGGGATTGAACATTTTCCTGCGCATCGTGCTTCGTCCTTTGAAAAAGCTTGAAAAACAGGCGGACGCTATTTGTCAGCGATCCTTTGTTCAGCAGGAGGTGTTACCGAAAACCAAAGACCTCCGGCTTGTTGTTGAAGCGATGAACCGAATGGCGGGCAAACTGGAAGAGCAGTTTGCTGAAAAACTGGTACTGACGGAGGAGTTGCGCAAGCGATCTGTTAAAGATGCCCTGACCGGCATTCTGAATCGTCGCGCTTTTGATGACCGTGTGGCCAATGTTTTGCAGGATGAGGAGCGTGGGGAATTTGGCGGTAGTTTGTTAATGGCACAGGTTTCCGGGCTGGACAGCTTTAATAAGAAAAATGGGCGGAACGCAGCCGACCTGCTACTGGTTGATATTGCCAACCGAATCCGCAAAACGGTTGAACCCTGGCCGGAAGCCATCGTTGGTCGTCGCAGTGGTACGGTGTTTTGTGTTTTTGTTCATGCCTGTGATCTGGCGCAGAACCGTCGGATCACTGAAGCCTGTTTCAGGGCGGTGGCTTCGCTGCCTTTCTTTCTCAGTGAAGAAGGAAATGACCGCCTGCACATTGCTGCGGTCACCCACCTGGGCAGAACCAGAGCGGATGAAATGTTGCAGCAGGCGGATCAGCTACTTCGAGACCTTCAGCATCAGGCCGCCAGTAAATGGGACGTCAAACAGATCGATGGCAATAGCCCTCAGCCTTATAACCAGTGGAGTGAAGGTAACTGGCAGGAATCGTTGAAGCAGGTGTTGAAAGGACAGGAAGTGGAGCTGTTTTACCAGACGGTCTACGACATGAACCAGCAACCGCTTTTCAGAGAGGTGTTTGCCCGGTTACGACTGTTAGGTGAACTGGCTTCGGCTACAGCTTTTCTGCCCATCGTGGAACGGTTTGACCTTCATGTTGACTTTGACAAAGTCGTCTTTGAGGTATTGGTGTTACACCTGCAAAAAGATGACAGTGATACCCGCTATTGCGTGAACCTTTCCCCCCGCTCTTTATTGGATGAAGCGTTTTATCAATGGTTGCTGGATACCTTAAAAGCGCTGCCTGAGGTGACCGCAAGGCTGATTCTCGAAGTGCCGGAACGAACCGTGATAATGGCAGGCAGAGAAATGCCAGCGCTTGTCAAACGTCTGGTACAGACCGGTTGTCGTCTTTCCATCGATCATTTTGGTATTGCCAGCCGATCCATGACCAGCCTGCATGAACTGGAGCTGGATTATATCAAGATAGATGGCAGCTTTGTGCGGGGTATCTGCAATAATCAGGGCAATCAGTTTTATATCCGAACGCTGGCTATGCTGGCCAAAAGCCGCGACATCACATTGCTGGCACAGGACGTCGAACAGAAAGAGGATTGGCAGAAATTACGCGAAATGGGTGTTGAGGGCGGACAGGGATATTATCTGGGACGCCCCCAGAGGCTTTGA
- a CDS encoding type II toxin-antitoxin system HicB family antitoxin: MTIPAQCNETYTTVSAADTFEKIVPMAREAAFSIMEEMALSGDLDLVAIAKANQQDYSNDPEYTDFKEWAFVDIDIDGVVGAQKRINISISDLLISHIDQIVRQSSQHRDRSDFISKAALNQLSH; the protein is encoded by the coding sequence ATCACTATTCCGGCACAGTGTAATGAGACTTACACCACGGTCTCAGCGGCAGACACTTTTGAAAAGATTGTGCCTATGGCAAGAGAAGCAGCCTTTTCCATCATGGAAGAAATGGCACTGTCTGGTGATTTAGACCTGGTCGCCATTGCCAAAGCAAACCAGCAAGACTACAGCAATGACCCTGAATACACTGATTTCAAAGAGTGGGCATTTGTTGATATTGATATCGATGGCGTGGTGGGCGCACAGAAACGCATTAATATCAGTATTTCAGATTTACTGATCTCGCACATTGACCAGATTGTCAGACAAAGCAGCCAGCATAGAGACCGCAGTGACTTCATCTCTAAAGCAGCCCTGAACCAGTTG
- the tnpC gene encoding IS66 family transposase has protein sequence MQNAHVSGSGTTPALLPAPFATSQVILTKQEHIQLKQQANLWHAMWKAACGREKKVLAKNASLIAQHKAEMAGLNTQVADLKSELAHMKHLLFGRKSEKTSSSSKKSGNTTRPPSNRKRGHQPGVPGSGRHLHNNLPVVHESVDLPVDKQCCTVCHRPFKSFFNDDSCDVIEVEVKAHVRRYHRRHYQKTCQCPETPNITTPPPPPRLINKGKLGISVWVELLLNKYAYGIPINRQLESYKTQGLELSQATISFGLEAITPFFEPVAEATREFVASSDQWHADETRWISWAHETTGSHKHWLWVFLCDQAVYFSIADTRAAVVPESIIGDGAGTLVCDRYSAYKKLANDAVSINLAFCWAHVRRDFIDAQRGDPELEKWSATWVNRIGRLYHLNSQRLEVLDEPEQLATQQLRLEHQVEQMAIQRVQELNRPKLRVRAKKVLESLQNHWEGLTRFVTDPGIPMDNNAAEQALRTGVVGRKNYYGSGSVWSADIAAFLFSVFMTLKLWDINPKIWLGAYLEACAINGRKPPNDLTPYLPWLMSEERLCEMRNHDPPKV, from the coding sequence ATGCAAAATGCTCATGTTTCAGGATCAGGCACAACACCTGCATTACTGCCTGCCCCCTTTGCTACCTCGCAGGTCATCCTCACCAAGCAGGAACACATCCAGCTAAAACAGCAGGCCAACCTCTGGCATGCCATGTGGAAGGCGGCCTGTGGCCGAGAGAAAAAAGTATTGGCTAAAAATGCCTCTCTTATCGCTCAGCATAAAGCCGAAATGGCTGGGTTGAACACCCAGGTCGCTGATCTGAAATCAGAACTGGCACACATGAAGCACTTGCTTTTCGGTCGTAAATCAGAGAAGACCAGTTCTTCTTCAAAGAAAAGTGGCAATACTACCCGGCCACCTTCAAATCGAAAACGAGGTCACCAGCCCGGAGTCCCCGGCTCTGGTCGCCATCTTCACAACAACCTGCCAGTGGTTCATGAGTCTGTAGACTTACCAGTGGACAAACAGTGTTGTACAGTCTGTCACCGGCCATTCAAGTCTTTTTTCAATGACGACAGCTGCGACGTAATTGAAGTTGAAGTTAAGGCTCACGTTCGTCGTTATCACCGAAGGCATTACCAAAAAACTTGCCAGTGCCCTGAAACGCCCAATATTACTACTCCACCACCTCCACCAAGACTCATCAACAAAGGAAAGCTTGGTATTTCTGTCTGGGTGGAGCTGTTGCTGAATAAGTACGCATACGGCATCCCCATAAACAGGCAACTTGAGTCTTATAAGACTCAGGGACTGGAACTGTCGCAGGCGACCATCTCCTTTGGCCTGGAAGCTATAACGCCCTTTTTTGAGCCGGTTGCCGAAGCTACTCGGGAATTCGTCGCCAGTAGCGATCAGTGGCATGCTGATGAAACCCGGTGGATCAGCTGGGCACATGAGACCACAGGTTCTCACAAACATTGGCTTTGGGTATTTCTCTGTGATCAGGCGGTTTATTTCAGCATTGCTGACACCCGTGCGGCTGTCGTACCAGAGTCGATCATTGGTGACGGGGCTGGAACGCTGGTGTGTGACCGATACTCAGCGTACAAAAAGCTTGCGAATGATGCGGTGTCTATTAATTTAGCTTTCTGCTGGGCTCACGTCAGGCGGGATTTTATTGACGCTCAACGAGGTGATCCGGAGTTGGAGAAATGGAGCGCCACCTGGGTGAACAGGATTGGTCGTTTATATCATCTTAATAGTCAGCGACTTGAAGTGCTTGATGAACCAGAGCAGCTAGCAACACAGCAGTTACGGCTTGAACATCAGGTAGAGCAGATGGCAATCCAGAGGGTTCAGGAACTTAATCGTCCTAAACTGCGAGTCAGAGCGAAAAAAGTGCTCGAAAGTCTACAGAATCACTGGGAAGGATTGACCCGCTTTGTCACTGATCCCGGTATCCCCATGGATAACAACGCTGCAGAGCAAGCACTGCGCACAGGTGTCGTTGGCAGGAAGAATTACTACGGCTCTGGCAGCGTATGGAGTGCTGATATAGCCGCTTTTCTATTCAGCGTTTTTATGACGCTAAAGCTTTGGGATATTAATCCAAAAATCTGGCTGGGTGCCTATCTTGAGGCTTGTGCCATAAATGGCAGGAAGCCACCTAATGATCTCACTCCTTATCTGCCCTGGTTAATGAGTGAGGAGCGGCTTTGTGAAATGCGCAATCATGATCCGCCAAAGGTATAA
- a CDS encoding type II toxin-antitoxin system RelE family toxin gives MSRYVLRWKKSAQKELRKLPKAAVTKLVALAESLVDDPHSDGCRKLAGTDHSYWVRAGDYRIIYQVHNGQLIIEIVKVGHWKEVYR, from the coding sequence ATGAGCCGGTACGTATTACGCTGGAAGAAGTCAGCACAGAAGGAACTCAGGAAGCTCCCCAAGGCAGCAGTAACCAAGCTGGTGGCCTTGGCTGAATCGCTGGTGGACGATCCGCACTCGGACGGATGCCGGAAACTGGCAGGTACAGATCACAGTTACTGGGTAAGAGCTGGTGATTACCGGATTATATATCAGGTACACAACGGGCAACTGATTATTGAGATTGTGAAGGTAGGACACTGGAAAGAGGTTTACCGATGA
- a CDS encoding helix-turn-helix transcriptional regulator, which produces MNVYEFTLRFSVQGCKRQVDDIVESLGGAGCTDALIGLGHPGRIAMMFARESDQAVSAICSAINDVKNAVPEAVLIEASPDLVGLTDTAELLGFSRQNMRKLMTTNPDTFPIPVYDGKRGLWHLESLLAWLEQQKQYDIDHSLFEVAKANRNLNQATAGYCSDPEQVATFSALLANY; this is translated from the coding sequence ATGAACGTTTATGAATTTACGCTTCGTTTCAGCGTTCAGGGCTGTAAAAGACAGGTTGATGATATTGTTGAGTCCCTGGGAGGGGCAGGTTGTACCGATGCCCTGATTGGCCTGGGTCATCCGGGACGAATCGCAATGATGTTTGCCAGAGAGTCTGATCAGGCTGTCAGTGCTATTTGCAGTGCGATTAATGATGTGAAAAACGCTGTACCTGAAGCAGTTTTGATTGAAGCGAGCCCGGACCTTGTCGGTCTGACGGATACCGCTGAGTTGTTAGGTTTTTCAAGGCAAAATATGCGGAAGCTGATGACCACTAATCCTGATACATTTCCAATCCCTGTTTATGATGGGAAGCGAGGGCTCTGGCATCTGGAAAGTCTTCTTGCGTGGCTTGAGCAGCAAAAACAATACGATATTGACCATTCTCTGTTTGAGGTGGCGAAAGCGAACAGGAACCTTAACCAGGCCACCGCAGGCTATTGCTCCGACCCTGAACAGGTGGCGACTTTTTCAGCATTGCTGGCGAACTACTGA
- a CDS encoding transglutaminase-like cysteine peptidase, whose product MENWWYSRLVMLARFIFNVLMVCTLSLALASEFYVSQKLLDNVQKLYGDMAVRRMHAWQDLLENSRRLPEREKLEKVNIFFNRLEFGTDLQHWGKEDFWATPVEFLASGGGDCEDFSIAKYFTLRELGVADERLRITYVKALRINQAHMVLTYYPEKGKEPLILDNLEGKILPARERKDLKPVYNFNGDGLWIARQRGKGVRVGKAERISLWMELRERFSDELSEKKKLEARKPGPTTGAKP is encoded by the coding sequence GTGGAAAACTGGTGGTACTCCCGGCTTGTTATGCTAGCTCGTTTTATATTCAATGTTCTGATGGTCTGCACGCTTTCACTGGCTCTTGCCAGTGAGTTTTATGTGAGCCAGAAACTGCTGGATAATGTCCAGAAACTCTATGGCGACATGGCAGTCAGGCGCATGCACGCCTGGCAGGACTTGCTGGAAAATAGCCGCAGGCTGCCAGAGAGAGAAAAGCTGGAAAAGGTGAATATCTTCTTTAACCGACTGGAGTTTGGAACCGACCTGCAACACTGGGGTAAAGAGGACTTCTGGGCAACGCCTGTTGAGTTTCTTGCCAGTGGTGGCGGCGATTGTGAGGACTTTTCCATTGCCAAATACTTTACCCTCCGGGAGCTGGGCGTGGCCGATGAGCGGTTGCGAATTACTTACGTTAAAGCGTTAAGAATCAACCAGGCGCATATGGTGCTGACCTATTACCCGGAAAAGGGGAAAGAACCTCTGATTCTGGATAACCTTGAAGGCAAAATACTGCCTGCCCGTGAGCGCAAAGACCTGAAGCCAGTGTATAACTTTAATGGTGATGGCTTGTGGATTGCCCGCCAGAGGGGTAAAGGTGTAAGAGTAGGAAAGGCTGAACGGATCAGCCTGTGGATGGAGCTGAGAGAGCGGTTCAGCGATGAGTTAAGCGAAAAGAAAAAGCTTGAGGCCAGAAAGCCTGGACCGACTACAGGGGCAAAACCATGA
- a CDS encoding DUF2333 family protein, giving the protein MALDEIKERISTTMLKITDKLRSCSFSGTFANSLNGIKKKISGRGAAGILTVIVVFFSALSIYWSIPPKPFSVRENAELLAQASGEQVVTGYTTTATLYRLAETLLTKRGGYIRNDIMPPGVFLDNMPNWELGVLIQVRDMARALRKDMSRSQSQSREDADLAIAEPQFNFDSKSWILPSSEKEYQRGIDKLESYMNRLPSKEDPAQFYARADNLTRWLSDVETRLGSLSQRLSASVGKPRLNTDLAGDAAAQQSTVMDDVVDVKTPWNKIDDIFFESRGTAYALIHLLKAVEIDFSDVLEKKNATVSLRQIIRELEATQEWVWSPVILNGSGFGILANHSLVMANYISRANAAIIDLRRLLEQG; this is encoded by the coding sequence ATGGCTCTGGATGAGATCAAAGAGCGCATTTCGACAACAATGCTGAAAATAACAGATAAGTTACGTAGTTGCAGTTTTTCGGGCACCTTCGCTAACTCACTAAATGGAATAAAGAAAAAAATTAGCGGCAGGGGAGCAGCAGGCATTCTGACTGTCATTGTCGTGTTTTTTTCCGCACTGAGTATTTACTGGAGTATTCCTCCCAAGCCATTTTCTGTTCGTGAAAACGCAGAACTGCTGGCTCAGGCCAGTGGTGAGCAGGTGGTGACCGGTTACACCACAACCGCAACCTTGTATCGTCTGGCAGAGACACTGCTGACCAAGCGTGGTGGCTATATCCGCAATGACATTATGCCGCCCGGAGTGTTTCTCGATAATATGCCGAACTGGGAACTGGGTGTTCTGATACAGGTACGCGACATGGCCAGGGCTTTACGCAAGGATATGAGCCGCTCCCAGTCGCAGTCCCGTGAAGACGCTGATCTTGCCATTGCCGAGCCGCAGTTCAATTTTGATTCTAAAAGCTGGATTCTGCCGTCCAGTGAAAAAGAGTACCAGCGAGGCATCGACAAGCTCGAAAGCTACATGAACCGCTTGCCCAGCAAGGAAGACCCGGCACAGTTTTACGCCAGGGCAGATAACCTGACCCGCTGGCTGTCCGATGTTGAAACCCGTCTGGGTAGCCTTTCCCAGCGTTTAAGTGCCAGCGTTGGCAAGCCCCGGCTGAATACGGATCTGGCGGGCGATGCTGCCGCCCAGCAGTCAACGGTTATGGACGATGTGGTGGATGTGAAAACCCCGTGGAATAAAATTGATGATATTTTCTTTGAAAGCCGTGGCACTGCCTATGCGCTGATTCATCTGCTGAAGGCCGTGGAAATTGATTTTTCTGACGTACTGGAAAAGAAAAATGCTACCGTCAGTCTGCGGCAGATTATTCGTGAGCTGGAAGCGACCCAGGAATGGGTCTGGAGTCCGGTCATTCTGAATGGCAGTGGTTTTGGTATTCTGGCTAACCACTCGCTGGTTATGGCCAATTATATTTCCCGTGCCAATGCCGCGATTATCGACCTGCGTCGTTTGCTGGAACAGGGCTGA
- a CDS encoding HD domain-containing protein, with protein sequence MSADNLKQQIEFINELDKLKSVYRQTMVKSENSRQENSAEHSWHIAMMATLLMDYVHKPVDIHRVVTMLLIHDIVEIDAGDAFVFDAEQVAGQEEKEIKAAERLFGLLPDCQRDYIMELWQEFEALETDDARFAKGIDCMQPLLLNMDNNGGSWAKHSISRAQVLKRNQYLETLAPELWEYALSQIDLAVEKGWLKP encoded by the coding sequence ATGTCTGCTGACAATCTGAAGCAGCAAATCGAGTTTATTAATGAGCTGGATAAGCTCAAGTCGGTTTATCGCCAGACCATGGTGAAATCGGAAAACAGTCGGCAGGAAAACAGTGCTGAACACAGCTGGCATATTGCCATGATGGCAACACTGCTGATGGATTATGTTCATAAACCGGTGGATATTCACCGTGTTGTCACCATGCTGCTGATTCACGATATCGTCGAGATCGATGCGGGTGACGCTTTTGTTTTTGACGCTGAACAGGTGGCTGGTCAGGAAGAGAAAGAAATCAAGGCGGCTGAACGCCTGTTTGGTCTGCTGCCAGACTGTCAGCGTGACTACATTATGGAGCTATGGCAGGAGTTTGAAGCGCTGGAAACCGACGATGCCCGTTTTGCTAAAGGGATAGACTGTATGCAGCCGCTGCTGCTGAATATGGACAACAACGGCGGCAGCTGGGCAAAACATTCCATCAGTCGTGCCCAGGTATTGAAGCGTAACCAGTACCTGGAAACACTGGCCCCTGAACTTTGGGAATATGCGTTAAGCCAGATTGATCTGGCGGTAGAAAAAGGTTGGCTGAAACCTTAG
- the tnpA gene encoding IS200/IS605 family transposase, translating to MSTHNKDLLKGYLRKRHSVTKLVVHLVFTTKYRRKLFDGYMIKQLRESFESACEKLECQLLEMDGEKDHVHLLVAYPPKLAISVMVNNLKSTSSRRLRMLNTHLTAQSKAGLMWSRSYFACSAGGATIETLKDYVNSQSTPD from the coding sequence GTGAGCACACACAATAAAGATTTGCTTAAAGGGTATCTTCGCAAACGACATAGCGTTACCAAGCTGGTTGTTCATTTGGTGTTCACGACAAAGTACAGGCGAAAGCTTTTTGATGGCTATATGATCAAGCAGTTACGGGAGTCGTTCGAGAGTGCATGTGAAAAACTGGAATGCCAGTTACTTGAAATGGATGGCGAAAAAGATCACGTACACCTGTTGGTGGCCTACCCACCAAAACTGGCTATCAGTGTCATGGTAAATAATCTCAAATCAACATCATCAAGACGGTTGCGAATGCTGAATACCCACCTTACTGCTCAGAGCAAAGCAGGCTTAATGTGGTCAAGGTCTTACTTTGCTTGCAGTGCTGGCGGTGCAACTATCGAGACTCTGAAGGACTACGTTAATAGCCAGAGTACACCAGATTGA
- a CDS encoding RNA-guided endonuclease InsQ/TnpB family protein has product MLRATKVRIYPTSEQAEFLDRQFDAVRFVWNKALAIKVHYYKVRGQSLSPKKHLKPLLAKAKKSRKYSWLKNADSIALQQATINLDTAFQNFFNPKLQARFPRFKKKHGKQSSYHCTSVSVGDNWIKIPKCKPIKAKVHREIVGKVKSITLSRTLTGKYFASILADDTQEQPKQIDNLEANQVVGVDMGITDLAITSTGHKTGNPRFLKKAQRNLKRKQQALSRCKKGSKGRHKARLLVAKAHERVAFARNDFQHKLSKQLIDENQAVIVETLKVKNMLKNKRLARSIADAGWHSLITKLEYKAKQEGKHLVKIDQWFASSKTCSVCDLKQEKMPLRIRSWECSCGAIHDRDINAARNIKKQGILKLKAEGLSVSADGGLRKSGILSVAA; this is encoded by the coding sequence ATGCTGAGAGCCACCAAAGTACGAATCTATCCAACATCAGAGCAGGCGGAATTTCTGGACCGTCAGTTTGATGCTGTGCGGTTCGTATGGAACAAGGCCCTGGCTATTAAGGTTCATTATTACAAGGTTCGTGGGCAGAGCCTTTCTCCCAAAAAACACCTGAAGCCCTTGCTGGCAAAAGCCAAGAAAAGCCGAAAGTACTCATGGCTGAAAAACGCTGACTCTATTGCACTGCAACAGGCCACTATCAATCTGGATACGGCCTTTCAAAACTTTTTCAATCCCAAATTGCAGGCAAGATTTCCTCGCTTCAAGAAAAAGCATGGCAAGCAAAGTAGCTACCATTGTACGTCTGTCTCTGTGGGCGATAACTGGATAAAAATCCCCAAGTGCAAGCCCATAAAGGCTAAAGTGCATCGTGAAATAGTGGGTAAGGTGAAGTCTATCACCCTGAGCAGAACGCTAACCGGCAAGTATTTTGCCTCCATATTGGCTGATGATACCCAGGAACAACCAAAACAGATTGATAATCTTGAAGCTAATCAGGTTGTCGGTGTTGATATGGGGATTACTGATCTGGCTATCACCAGTACCGGCCATAAGACTGGCAATCCTCGCTTTCTGAAAAAAGCACAACGTAACCTGAAAAGAAAACAACAGGCTCTATCTCGCTGCAAGAAAGGCTCAAAAGGTAGGCACAAAGCCCGTTTATTGGTGGCAAAGGCGCATGAGCGTGTAGCCTTTGCCCGTAATGATTTTCAGCATAAGCTATCAAAACAACTCATCGACGAAAACCAAGCGGTAATTGTGGAGACACTGAAAGTTAAAAACATGCTCAAGAACAAGCGTCTTGCACGTTCTATTGCTGATGCTGGCTGGCACTCACTGATAACCAAACTCGAATACAAGGCAAAGCAGGAAGGTAAACATCTGGTGAAGATAGACCAGTGGTTTGCATCCTCTAAAACTTGCTCAGTCTGCGATTTGAAACAGGAAAAAATGCCATTGAGAATCCGATCATGGGAGTGTAGCTGTGGTGCTATCCATGACCGGGATATTAATGCAGCTCGCAATATCAAGAAGCAAGGCATATTGAAATTAAAGGCGGAAGGACTGTCCGTTTCTGCTGATGGAGGCTTGCGTAAATCCGGCATACTGTCGGTTGCTGCCTAA
- a CDS encoding DUF2442 domain-containing protein produces the protein MRLPVLYPRPHWARVYDDFANISSHGLWVLPRSGKELFLSYADFPWFKDQPVSAIINVEELADGHFYWPDLDIDLSEKIIESPADYPLQAKAK, from the coding sequence CTGCGCCTTCCCGTCTTATATCCCCGCCCGCATTGGGCGAGGGTTTACGACGATTTTGCTAATATTTCGAGTCACGGCTTATGGGTTCTGCCCCGCAGTGGTAAAGAGCTGTTTCTGTCCTATGCTGATTTCCCATGGTTCAAAGACCAGCCAGTGAGTGCCATCATAAATGTTGAAGAATTGGCTGATGGTCACTTTTACTGGCCTGATCTGGATATTGACCTGAGTGAAAAAATTATTGAGAGCCCTGCTGATTATCCTTTGCAGGCAAAGGCTAAATGA
- a CDS encoding SUI1 family translation initiation factor has protein sequence MSNSRLVYSTDVGRVKEDKPEQEVVGDGNVRVRPEKKGRGGKTVTVISGLPLAGNDLKAFAKKLKKRAGGGGSVKEGNIELQGDHVDVMVDVLKKEGYDARRSGG, from the coding sequence ATGAGCAACAGCAGACTGGTTTATTCAACCGACGTTGGCCGTGTCAAAGAAGATAAGCCGGAACAGGAAGTGGTTGGCGACGGTAACGTCCGTGTGCGTCCGGAAAAAAAAGGGCGTGGGGGTAAAACCGTGACCGTGATCAGTGGTTTACCCCTGGCAGGCAATGACCTGAAAGCCTTTGCCAAAAAACTGAAAAAACGGGCTGGCGGTGGCGGTTCGGTGAAAGAGGGCAATATTGAGCTGCAAGGTGATCATGTGGACGTTATGGTGGACGTTCTGAAAAAAGAAGGTTACGACGCCAGGCGCTCCGGGGGGTAA